Below is a window of Falco rusticolus isolate bFalRus1 chromosome 9, bFalRus1.pri, whole genome shotgun sequence DNA.
ttGAACTTGATAatcttaaaggtgtttttcaacctaaatgattctatgggTCTCCATGGTGCAATCCCTACCAGGGCACATGCTCCAGGAGAACAGCTCAGCTCTGGTCTCTGCTCCAGGTATCACTCTCAGCTGTGGGGTCTGTAAGTGTcagagctggtggcagctgtGCTGTCAAGGTGTGACAGAGAGGGATGTGGCCAGTTAGAGCTGGATGTACCCGTATGAATGACTGTTCTGTTACAATTAATGCTTGGTGGGGAGTTGCAGCCTGCTTACTCGGAACAAAGCCCATAGGCTGCAGAGAGCTGTCAGCCAGAGTCACTCCATCCTTTCTTTCGTTCATCCAGCTTGGAGAATGAAAGTGCAGCTGACAAAGTCTTGTCCTCAGTAGAGAAGACGCTACGCTCAGCTCCCTTCAACTTCCAGGGTGCCAGAATCATCAGTGGTCAGGAAGAAGGAGCCTATGGATGGATCACCATTAACTACCTGCTGGGCAATTTCAAGCAGGTACTGTACCAACGGCAAGTCCGTATCTGAATCGTTGGCTGGCAGCACTTTGTAAGTCATGCCTTGTAGGAGGGTGTCACAGGCACTAGTTTCCCACGTGAGCCATTTACCAGAGACCAGGAAGCTGCACATCCTGCCTCAGCGGTTATGTGAGTATATCCTGATACCAGTCAGTATCAGGATGTGCCACTGTAGTCAGGCTTaaagtattgaaataaaacaCCAGCATCTTCATAACTTTGCCTGGGTGTAGATCCTCCCCCCCGCACTTCCTgatctaaaatatttctgtgcctgCAAAGTTTGACTATGCTGCTTTACTATTGAGCTTATAAATCATTGGGAGCTGAAACATTAAGTAACCATTTTATCTCATAGCAATTGTATTGATTTCATATTCTTAATCCTCCTACAAATAGACATGATctatcttctgcttttccaagctGCATCTTTCTTGTACCTTGTTCCAGTTCTCATTTCATGCCTCCCTTCAGGTCTTCCTGCCTTCCTGtgttctgtgcttctgcttctctcctcaTAGATATCTCTATATATATCTCTCTCCCTTAAATAACCTTCTCCATGCCTGATGTATCTGTTTTactttggattttttatttattttttttttaaagtctggcTGGACAAAACTTCTACATTCCCTGAAATCCGTAAGTGAGACATCAGGAGCACTAGACCTCGGAGGAGCCTCAACGCAGATTACTTTTGTACCAAATGAACTGTCTTCTGAGTCCCCAAAGAACCTGCTCAACTTTCGTCTCTATGGCAAGGATTACCTAGTGTACACGCACAGCTTTCTCTGCTACGGGAAGGACCAGGCTCTGCAACAGAAACTGGCCAGGGACCTACAGGCAAGTGCATCTGTAATTGCAGGTGGAGATCCTGGACCCTCCCAGTTTTGACATACTGCTGCTGTAAAAGTTGCTGTATCCCAGCTAAATGTCTCATCCCTTGGTCTGGGTTTGGGAAAGGTCATCCTCCATAAAGACTGGGCAGATGGCCAAAGGGATGGCagtcaacattttcaaaaatactacCAGTTTGAGTTGCCTTGATTCTTGGGTATGGGATAGCAGGAATACTATGCCTAACTGAAGTACTCGAGGGAAAGACATTTCACCATCTCTGAGAATCCCAAATCAACAGCAGCTTCACAAAATgtggctgaaaataattttcccaggGTCCTACAGGGAGGCTGTGGCAGTACCCACATCTCCCAAATCGCAGCCAGTGCCTTAAACCATCCTCATCATTTTGACCCAATGTGTGTGTCTTGGTGTGATGCACTGTGACAAGTATGTTGTGGCCACCCTTCCTCATGGCTCTTTCCCAGGGTGTTACTCTAGAGTGAACTGTAACAACTTGGGTTGATTTTACTTTCAGACCGTGGAGAACAGCAGCCTGCTTGATCCGTGCTTTCACCAGGGGTATCAGAGGACTGTAAATATAAGTGACCTCTTCAAAAACCCTTGTACATCagccaagaaaaagcaattcCCTTTCAGCCAGTTGTACATACAGGGAGAGGGGAATTATCAAAAGTGCCGAAGAAACATCCAGAAACTCTTTAACAAACCAGTTTCCTTactccagctgctccttcaATGGGATATACCTACCTCCATTACAAGGGGATTTTGGGGTAAGTCTTCACATTCTTCAACTCTCTGCAATTGAGAAtatcaaaaaagcagaaactcaGAGTAATGCTAGAGTATATTATCCATGGCTGGGGCAAAAAATCATTTACAAGATGGCTTTTTGGACGTGTGTCCTACTGGGTACCGCACTGTTCCCATTCTAACCCATCTCCTGCAGGCGTCTCCTTGGAGTGCTCCACTTACTGATTCATTTTTCAAGCAGTCCTACTTTGATGACCAGCACCAGAGGCAGGAGAGCCTGCTGCAGTCTGTGCATGAtacactgctgctgcaaacctTTTCTCCTGAGTTCAATGGTCATACCAGATCTGAAAATTCATGCTTGCAGTGTGTGAGCGCTACTGAAACCAATCAGTCAGGTCACCTGTCCCATCAAGTTTGGCAAGCAGAGACAGCGCTTGGTCTGAACACGTCATGTGTGACACCACGTTGATCATCAGCCCTAGAGCTGCAACACTTCAGTGTTTTTGCAGCTTTCTGGGGGAAATTGTTAATACTCCCTTGCCCTGCTCATAAACTGCCCCCTACCTGTCGGCTGTTGGCCAAGGTCAGGGATGGGTTTTCTGGATTTTGGGTTATATGCTGGGGCTTGTGCACAGTCTTTTTCAGACCATCACCTCTGCTCTTTGTGGCAATGTTGACTGCAAGCTCATCTCGTTCAGTTGCCAAAATGGGATCATGGCTGTGATGGCAAGCAGTCTTCACCGTGTGCTGCTCTGGCACCAGTGCATAGAGGAGAGAGATTTCCTAAAGGTCTTCAGGATATTGTGGCCATTGAATTTCCAACTCCACCTTCCTTTTGGTGTCCTTAGCTCTCATCAGCTCTGAGGGGTGTGTCTCAAAATGACATCACTCTTGAACATATACgtacttttgtgtgtgtgacatTGCTTCTTATATTGCTCTATCTCTAAACAAGACCATTTTCTTTTGTGGGATTTCTGCTGTCCTGCTCATGCTGAAACCCAGTcagattaaaatattctttctccttcaggCTTTTTCTGCATTCTACTTTGTGATGAACTTCTTGAACCTGACCAGCGAACAAAGCCCCATTGCCCTGGACAAAGTGACCAGCACCATTGAGAGCTTCTGTGCCCGGCCTTGGCATGAGGTGAGCAGTGCTTGTGGTAGTGGGCGGATGCTGCCATGTGGCCAGAGctgctgatgtttttctgtAGGATAAGTGGCTGGGGATAACTTCCAAGGCAAAAGGGGGAAGatcccccccagcaccagcagtggATGTTCAGGTGCAGGCTGGAACAGCAGGAACCTGTGATTAACTGCC
It encodes the following:
- the ENTPD1 gene encoding LOW QUALITY PROTEIN: ectonucleoside triphosphate diphosphohydrolase 1 (The sequence of the model RefSeq protein was modified relative to this genomic sequence to represent the inferred CDS: inserted 3 bases in 2 codons), translating into MHSYLPLSVTGTKPKMSWTRKILLILGLLSALAVIALIAVAVTQNKPLPKNIKYGIVLDAGSSHTNLYVYEWPAEKENDTGVVQQVEVCKVEGPGISGYSHATEKAGPSLAQCLRQAEEVIPSKQHQETPVYLGATAGMRLLSLENESAADKVLSSVEKTLRSAPFNFQGARIISGQEEGAYGWITINYLLGNFKQSGWTKLLHSLKSVSETSGALDLGGASTQITFVPNELSSESPKNLLNFRLYGKDYLVYTHSFLCYGKDQALQQKLARDLQTVENSSLLDPCFHQGYQRTVNISDLFKNPCTSAKKKQFPFSQLYIQGEGNYQKCRRNIQKLFNKXQFPYSSCSFNGIYLPPLQGDFGAFSAFYFVMNFLNLTSEQSPIALDKVTSTIESFCARPWHEVKAAYHQIKEKYLSEYCFSGAYILSLLENGYEFTQENWQRIHFLGKIGSSDAGWTLGYMLNLTNMIPAEEPAVPPLSHGSYVGLMVLCSLVLVSVLLFAWLXFHKPKCLQKGIV